A single Triticum dicoccoides isolate Atlit2015 ecotype Zavitan chromosome 2A, WEW_v2.0, whole genome shotgun sequence DNA region contains:
- the LOC119359373 gene encoding uncharacterized protein LOC119359373, whose protein sequence is MAYYSFMAGKFASFSYGQWYHIMLPSLALYAHPTPGSTSSSAICSGDVHATCAQLIWADSAASNCPFLCSAVDHPSNGFWTCLTNGNTATNRFKHLPQPLLHHSRQKRKHFFLQPAYPSSSRSSSPLSSQIISPLPRRRHLGTSLLTLFLGRSESILLISTGPPKNCSRRCFTSLGKTMVLLVM, encoded by the exons ATGGCGTATTATTCATTCATGGCTGGTAAATTTGCAAGCTTTTCATATGGGCAGTGGTACCATATAATGCTTCCCTCCCTGGCTTTGTATGCACACCCTACTCCAGGATCTACATCTTCTTCAGCGATATGCTCAG GTGATGTTCATGCTACGTGTGCACAATTGATTTGGGCAGATTCTGCAGCTTCCAACTGTCCATTCTTGTGCTCAGCCGTTGATCATCCCTCAAATGGCTTTTGGACAT GTTTAACTAATGGCAACACAGCCACGAACAGATTCAAGCATCTACCCCAGCCACTTCTTCACCACTCCAGGCAGAAGCGCAAGCACTTCTTCTTGCAGCCAGCATATCCCAGCTCCTCCAGGTCTAGCAGCCCACTTTCCTCACAGATAATCTCACCCTTGCCAAGGAGGCGGCACCTAGGAACGTCACTGCTGACATTGTTCCTTGGGCGGTCAGAAAGCATCTTGCTCATTTCTACAGGACCACCGAAGAATTGCAGCCGCAGGTGTTTCACATCTCTAGGGAAAACAATGGTATTGCTCGTAATGTAG